Proteins from a single region of Felis catus isolate Fca126 chromosome B4, F.catus_Fca126_mat1.0, whole genome shotgun sequence:
- the LOC101099307 gene encoding calmodulin-like protein 3 → MADQLTEEQVAEFREAFCLFDKDGDGAITTQELGTVMRSLGQNPTEAELRDMVGEIDRDGNGSVDFPEFLGMMARQLRGRDSEEQIREAFRVFDKDGNGLVSAAELRHVMTRLGEKLSDDEVDEMIRAADVDGDGQVNYEEFVHMLVSK, encoded by the coding sequence ATGGCCGACCAGCTGACAGAGGAACAGGTGGCCGAGTTCAGGGAGGCCTTCTGCCTGTTCGACAAGGACGGGGACGGCGCCATCACCACCCAGGAGCTGGGCACCGTCATGCGGTCCCTGGGCCAGAACCCCACGGAGGCCGAGCTCCGGGACATGGTGGGCGAGATCGACCGTGACGGCAACGGCTCCGTGGACTTCCCCGAGTTCCTGGGCATGATGGCCCGGCagctgaggggcagggacagcGAGGAGCAGATCCGGGAGGCCTTCCGCGTGTTCGACAAGGACGGCAACGGCCTGGTGAGCGCGGCCGAGCTGCGGCACGTGATGACCAGGCTCGGGGAGAAGCTGAGCGACGACGAGGTGGACGAGATGATCCGGGCCGCCGACGTGGACGGGGACGGCCAGGTCAACTACGAGGAGTTCGTGCACATGCTGGTCTCCAAGTGA